Proteins from a single region of Chromobacterium sp. ATCC 53434:
- a CDS encoding thiamine pyrophosphate-binding protein, translated as MTAKLVRLSDYVMDFLAARGVRHVFLLPGGGAMHLNDAIALQPDLTPVHCHHEQACGIAAEAYGRQTGRAGVAMVTTGPGATNILTPVAGAWIESLPLLVISGQVKRADLLQGSGLRQKGVQEVDIVAMARPVTKYAVTVTDPQAIRRHLEEALHLAHDGRPGPVWLDIPLDVQAATIDPAGLAGYQPEAEAAPTGQDYVAAIAEMLRQAERPLILAGHGVRIAGGADALRRLSETLQVPVAATWNAMDLVPWDSPLCAGRPGVVALRPGNFAVQNCDLLIAIGSRLDNILTAYNPKGFARAARKVVVDVDAAEIAKLDMEIELPLVMDAKQCLDGLLAAADSLPQARWQPWLDRCADWKRRYPVQDGAPFPTRGEINHYHFVDALSDAAPENTLISTGSSGLAVEVFYTAFRNKPGQRVFLTSGLGSMGYGLPAAIGACLGNGSKPMIAVESDGSLQLNLQELATLAALRLPIRLFIMNNNGYASIRNTQRNYFQSRYVGTGPEAGVVIPDVLELAEAYGLPAMRIAGVEELADGLAAALAHPGPILCDVRLNESETLQPKAAALPQPDGSMLSMPLEDMSPLLPLETLRAEMLIPLLPASEAAKRGA; from the coding sequence ATGACCGCCAAGCTTGTCCGCTTATCGGACTATGTGATGGATTTCCTGGCCGCGCGCGGCGTGCGCCATGTGTTTCTGCTGCCCGGCGGCGGCGCGATGCATCTGAACGATGCCATCGCGCTGCAGCCCGATCTGACCCCCGTTCACTGTCACCACGAGCAGGCCTGCGGCATCGCCGCCGAGGCCTACGGCCGGCAGACCGGCCGGGCCGGCGTCGCGATGGTGACCACCGGTCCCGGCGCCACCAACATCCTGACGCCGGTGGCCGGCGCCTGGATAGAATCGCTGCCGCTGCTGGTGATCTCCGGCCAGGTGAAGCGCGCCGACCTGCTGCAGGGCAGCGGCTTGCGCCAGAAGGGCGTGCAGGAGGTCGACATCGTCGCGATGGCCAGGCCGGTCACCAAGTACGCCGTCACCGTCACCGACCCGCAAGCGATACGCCGGCATCTGGAGGAGGCGCTGCATCTGGCGCATGACGGCCGTCCCGGCCCGGTGTGGCTGGACATCCCGCTGGACGTGCAGGCCGCGACGATAGATCCCGCCGGCCTGGCGGGCTATCAGCCGGAGGCGGAAGCCGCGCCGACCGGTCAAGACTATGTCGCCGCCATCGCCGAGATGCTGCGGCAGGCCGAGCGGCCGCTGATCCTGGCCGGCCACGGCGTGCGCATCGCCGGCGGCGCCGACGCGCTGCGTCGCCTCAGCGAAACGCTGCAAGTGCCGGTGGCCGCCACCTGGAACGCGATGGACCTGGTGCCGTGGGACAGCCCGCTGTGCGCCGGCCGTCCCGGCGTCGTTGCGCTGCGGCCCGGCAATTTCGCGGTGCAGAACTGCGACCTGCTGATCGCCATCGGCAGCCGCCTCGACAACATCCTCACCGCCTACAACCCGAAAGGCTTCGCCCGCGCGGCGCGCAAGGTCGTCGTCGACGTCGACGCCGCCGAGATCGCCAAGCTGGACATGGAGATCGAGCTGCCGCTGGTGATGGACGCCAAACAGTGCCTGGACGGCCTGTTGGCCGCCGCCGACAGCCTGCCGCAGGCGCGGTGGCAGCCGTGGCTGGACCGCTGCGCCGACTGGAAGCGCCGCTATCCGGTGCAGGACGGCGCGCCGTTCCCGACGCGCGGCGAGATCAACCACTACCATTTCGTCGACGCGCTGTCCGACGCCGCGCCGGAGAACACGCTGATCTCCACCGGCAGCTCCGGCCTGGCGGTCGAGGTGTTCTACACCGCCTTCCGCAACAAGCCGGGCCAGCGCGTGTTCCTGACCTCGGGCCTCGGTTCGATGGGCTACGGCCTGCCGGCGGCGATAGGCGCCTGCCTCGGCAACGGTTCCAAGCCGATGATCGCCGTCGAGAGCGACGGCAGCCTGCAGCTGAACCTGCAGGAGCTGGCGACGCTGGCGGCGCTGCGGCTGCCTATCCGGCTGTTCATCATGAACAACAACGGCTACGCGTCGATACGCAATACCCAGCGCAACTACTTCCAGAGCCGCTACGTCGGCACCGGGCCGGAAGCCGGCGTGGTGATCCCCGACGTGCTGGAGCTGGCCGAAGCCTACGGCCTGCCGGCGATGCGCATAGCGGGCGTCGAGGAGCTGGCCGACGGCCTGGCCGCGGCGCTGGCCCACCCGGGCCCGATACTGTGCGACGTCAGGCTGAACGAGAGCGAGACGCTGCAGCCGAAGGCCGCCGCCCTGCCGCAGCCGGACGGCAGCATGCTGTCGATGCCGCTGGAGGACATGTCGCCGTTGCTGCCGCTGGAGACGCTGCGCGCCGAAATGCTGATCCCGTTGTTACCGGCGTCCGAAGCCGCCAAGCGGGGCGCCTGA
- a CDS encoding class I SAM-dependent methyltransferase, whose amino-acid sequence MAAIEHCRLCAQPLFARPLLVQDDMPAAAQGLPTAEGLDADRGVRLALRQCGGCGLAQLDAEPVPYWRDVIRAAGISPEMRDFRLRQFRAWLDGHGLAGRKVLEVGCGRGEYLSLLAEAGADAHGVEHLEASVDACSAAGLSVERGFVDGPETRLAAGPFDGFMILNFLEHIPTAHLTLQGIAANLADGAVGMVEVPNFDMIVDKGLFAEFIPDHLFYFTEGTLRRLLEANGFEVLDCRAEWHDYVLSAIVRKRAPQDLSGLIGCEAALRASFDDFLGRFEPGRVAIWGAGHQALALISLMGIADRVRYVLDSAPFKQGRYTPATHLPIVAPERLLDGEVDAVIVLAASYSAEVVRQIQARHGERFAIARLDDNRLQTVSPEARPC is encoded by the coding sequence ATGGCCGCCATCGAGCACTGCCGCCTCTGCGCGCAGCCGCTGTTTGCCCGGCCGTTGCTGGTGCAGGACGACATGCCGGCCGCCGCCCAGGGCCTGCCGACCGCCGAGGGGCTGGACGCCGACCGCGGCGTGAGGCTGGCCCTGCGCCAGTGCGGCGGCTGCGGCCTGGCGCAGCTGGACGCCGAACCGGTGCCGTACTGGCGCGACGTGATTCGCGCCGCCGGCATCTCGCCGGAGATGCGCGATTTCCGTCTGCGGCAGTTCCGCGCCTGGCTGGACGGGCACGGCCTGGCCGGCCGCAAGGTGCTGGAGGTCGGCTGCGGCCGCGGCGAATACCTGTCGCTGCTGGCCGAGGCCGGCGCCGACGCCCACGGCGTCGAGCATCTCGAGGCCTCGGTCGACGCCTGTTCCGCGGCCGGGCTGTCGGTGGAGCGCGGCTTCGTCGACGGTCCCGAGACGCGGCTGGCCGCCGGGCCGTTCGACGGCTTCATGATCCTGAACTTCCTCGAGCACATCCCGACCGCCCACCTGACGCTGCAAGGCATCGCCGCCAATCTGGCCGACGGCGCCGTCGGCATGGTGGAAGTGCCCAATTTCGACATGATCGTCGACAAGGGCCTGTTCGCCGAATTCATCCCGGACCATCTGTTCTACTTCACCGAAGGCACGCTGAGGCGTCTGCTGGAGGCCAACGGTTTCGAGGTGCTGGATTGCCGCGCCGAATGGCACGACTACGTGCTGTCGGCCATTGTCAGGAAGCGCGCGCCGCAGGACCTGTCCGGCCTGATCGGCTGCGAGGCGGCGCTGCGCGCGTCCTTCGACGATTTCCTCGGCCGCTTCGAGCCGGGCCGGGTGGCGATCTGGGGCGCCGGCCATCAGGCGCTGGCGCTGATCAGCCTGATGGGCATCGCCGACCGCGTCCGCTATGTGCTCGATTCGGCGCCGTTCAAGCAGGGGCGCTACACGCCGGCCACCCACCTGCCCATCGTGGCGCCGGAGCGGCTGCTGGACGGCGAGGTGGACGCGGTCATCGTTCTGGCGGCAAGCTATTCGGCCGAGGTGGTGCGCCAGATCCAGGCCCGGCACGGCGAGCGCTTCGCCATCGCCAGGCTGGACGACAACCGCCTGCAGACCGTTTCCCCGGAGGCCCGGCCATGTTGA
- a CDS encoding NUDIX hydrolase yields MLNHSIDRQQAVLDAIDTLRQAVGSAREGLPEDIFLFVSSLTPLINVDLLIRDEQGRTLLTWRDDRYCGPGWHIPGGIIRFKERSADRIAAVAADELGASVSFDTRPLCRHEMLTPTRDVRGHFISLLHACRLNTLPDPARRFDPAAPRAGDWAWHSHCPDNLVPVQRVYRDYIDGDPGAQQAPTIQVSGGNAEDH; encoded by the coding sequence ATGTTGAACCATTCGATAGACCGGCAACAGGCCGTGCTCGACGCGATAGACACCTTGCGCCAGGCGGTCGGCTCGGCGCGCGAAGGCCTGCCGGAGGACATCTTCCTGTTCGTCAGCAGCCTGACGCCGCTGATCAACGTCGACCTACTGATACGCGACGAGCAGGGCAGGACGCTGCTGACCTGGCGCGACGACCGCTATTGCGGTCCCGGCTGGCACATACCGGGCGGCATCATCCGTTTCAAGGAGCGTTCGGCCGACCGCATCGCCGCCGTCGCCGCCGACGAGCTGGGCGCCAGCGTCAGTTTCGACACCCGTCCGTTGTGCCGGCACGAGATGCTGACGCCGACGCGCGACGTCCGCGGCCATTTCATCTCGCTGCTGCACGCCTGCCGCCTCAACACGCTGCCCGATCCCGCGCGCCGCTTCGACCCGGCGGCGCCGCGCGCCGGCGACTGGGCATGGCATTCGCATTGCCCGGACAATCTGGTGCCGGTGCAGCGGGTCTACCGCGACTACATCGATGGCGATCCCGGCGCGCAGCAGGCGCCGACGATTCAAGTTTCGGGCGGAAATGCCGAAGACCATTAG
- a CDS encoding radical SAM/SPASM domain-containing protein translates to MNAPLETTNLALSQAEQAKRNDLAQRKPYVAAKLARIAEMEERGEISPIIRLEKSYLCNFKCTHCSAEYYMDRHLKNVIKVVDTRSKMEYDDIRNLSRQADELGLARFVITGGEPLVMKDFDQVIEALDPDKHYIITDSNGWFLDLERAKHLKAIGVEKVQISLDSFVEKDHDNFRNKPGSYKRVLRAVDACMEAGLNLILSTVLVKGRARTEEFRQMCEYVTARGIGLYVSYAKPTGSCTEHPEFVIEKEDADILRQLEKEYNVFSHMTPSYGSHKGCITVKGIITVTSTMEVTPCPYIDFSIGNLRETSLKEVLARGMRNPWLGPHRPDCLIGEDPKFIKIHTEKTAGAKLLPLPWGQGFSDNDSLYD, encoded by the coding sequence ATGAACGCTCCTCTGGAAACCACCAATCTGGCCCTGAGCCAGGCAGAGCAGGCCAAGCGCAACGATCTGGCGCAGCGCAAGCCCTATGTCGCGGCCAAGCTGGCGCGCATCGCCGAAATGGAAGAGCGGGGCGAGATCAGCCCCATCATCCGGCTGGAAAAGAGCTATCTGTGCAATTTCAAATGCACGCACTGCTCGGCCGAATACTATATGGACCGCCACCTGAAGAATGTGATCAAGGTGGTCGATACCCGCAGCAAGATGGAGTACGACGACATCCGCAACCTGTCGCGCCAGGCCGACGAGCTGGGTCTGGCCCGCTTCGTGATCACCGGCGGCGAGCCGCTGGTGATGAAGGACTTCGACCAGGTGATCGAGGCGCTGGATCCGGACAAGCACTACATCATCACCGACAGCAACGGCTGGTTCCTGGACCTGGAGCGCGCCAAGCACCTGAAGGCCATCGGCGTCGAGAAGGTGCAGATCTCGCTGGACAGCTTCGTCGAGAAGGACCATGACAACTTCCGCAACAAGCCCGGCTCGTACAAGCGGGTGCTGCGCGCGGTGGATGCCTGCATGGAAGCCGGCTTGAACCTGATCCTGTCGACGGTGCTGGTCAAGGGCCGGGCCAGGACCGAGGAATTCCGCCAGATGTGCGAATACGTCACCGCGCGCGGCATCGGCCTGTACGTGTCCTACGCCAAGCCGACCGGCTCGTGCACCGAACACCCGGAATTCGTCATCGAGAAAGAGGACGCCGACATCCTGCGCCAGCTGGAGAAGGAGTACAACGTCTTCTCTCACATGACGCCGTCCTATGGTTCGCACAAGGGCTGCATCACCGTCAAGGGCATCATCACCGTGACCTCGACGATGGAAGTGACGCCGTGCCCGTACATCGACTTCTCGATAGGCAATCTGCGCGAGACCTCGTTGAAGGAAGTCTTGGCGCGCGGCATGCGCAATCCGTGGCTGGGGCCCCATCGCCCCGACTGCCTGATCGGCGAAGACCCGAAATTCATCAAGATCCACACGGAAAAGACCGCCGGCGCCAAGTTGCTGCCGCTGCCGTGGGGACAGGGCTTCTCCGACAACGACTCGCTGTACGATTGA
- a CDS encoding NAD(P)-dependent oxidoreductase: protein MPAVCDVRGRLGADLDAILVRKPEVWEALRGASLFVSGGTGWFGRWLLEAVAHANAALGADITVLALSRDPDAFARRAPHLAANPAIRFHAGDVRDFTFPKQRFSHFIHAATTSAHETFNGEDPLNKFDTLVAGTRRVLEFAAEAGAGHFLFTSSGAAYGPSPQGLPLREDDPLAPDTMDPASALGQAKRAAEFLCAAYAQRHGWHLSVARCFSFVGPFMPLDIHYAIGNFMLSAMRKEPIIIKGDGSPFRSYLYMGDLVVWLLALLQRRGEPQMFNVGSDEAVTIAELAHLVRDRVHPAGEVRILGRAETSVGNPVRNLYVPDIGRARERLGLAPWTPLGDAVQFSVEAFRGA from the coding sequence ATGCCAGCCGTTTGTGACGTTCGCGGCCGGCTGGGCGCGGATCTCGACGCCATCCTGGTCCGCAAGCCCGAGGTATGGGAGGCGTTGCGCGGCGCCTCCCTGTTCGTCAGCGGCGGAACCGGATGGTTCGGCCGCTGGTTGCTGGAGGCCGTCGCCCACGCCAATGCCGCGCTGGGCGCCGATATCACGGTGCTGGCGCTGAGTCGCGATCCCGACGCCTTCGCGCGCCGGGCGCCGCATCTGGCCGCCAATCCGGCGATACGCTTCCATGCCGGCGATGTGCGCGACTTCACGTTTCCCAAGCAACGCTTCAGCCACTTCATCCACGCGGCCACGACATCGGCGCACGAAACCTTCAACGGCGAAGACCCGCTGAACAAGTTCGACACTCTGGTCGCCGGCACCCGGCGCGTGCTCGAGTTCGCCGCCGAGGCCGGCGCCGGGCATTTCCTGTTCACCAGTTCAGGCGCCGCCTACGGTCCGTCGCCGCAGGGCCTGCCGTTGCGGGAGGACGACCCGCTGGCGCCGGACACGATGGACCCGGCCAGCGCGCTGGGCCAGGCCAAGCGGGCGGCGGAATTCCTGTGCGCCGCCTATGCGCAGCGGCACGGCTGGCATCTGAGCGTCGCCCGCTGCTTTTCCTTCGTCGGCCCGTTCATGCCGCTGGACATTCACTATGCCATCGGCAATTTCATGCTGAGCGCGATGCGCAAAGAGCCTATCATCATCAAAGGGGACGGCAGTCCGTTCCGCTCCTACCTGTATATGGGGGATCTGGTGGTCTGGCTGCTGGCGCTGTTGCAGCGGCGGGGCGAGCCGCAGATGTTCAATGTGGGATCGGACGAGGCCGTGACGATAGCCGAGCTGGCGCATCTGGTCCGGGACCGGGTCCATCCGGCGGGCGAGGTCAGGATACTGGGGCGGGCGGAGACCAGCGTCGGCAATCCGGTGCGCAATCTGTACGTGCCGGATATCGGCCGCGCCCGCGAGAGGCTGGGCCTGGCGCCGTGGACGCCGCTCGGCGACGCCGTGCAGTTTTCAGTCGAGGCGTTTCGCGGCGCGTGA
- a CDS encoding radical SAM protein has translation MKKVLFVVPMHISWDSFTKPEFYNVQLAKSDGKVYNIPRTDLPLGPLSISAYLKKFLPLDVKLIDFNAEVNALDAVPFDCFEALCRHFFEQIRDFQPDFVGISSLFSPSFANFMDCGRMAREVWPNSLVIGGGNIPTNSYEQIYREMGCTFFDGLCFGEGEKPMLHLLQAEDPRAFLETSDTWITRAKVMGEMLFAPKHDFIDDLDEIPFFDYDLCDIDKHEINQVVASYHNLDKTRGFHVMTSRGCPFLCTFCASHRTHGRSMRYHSLTRVKEDFTRLVEKYKAETVIFQDDHLMADSDRVYKILDIVKSLNLHSVYQNGLTLYALDRPMLEAFWDAGVRHLVLPVESGSEKVLKKQMKKPLKMKISERVARDCRDLGIYTNTNILIGMPGETKADLEEARHNLREIASNWFNIACASPIVGSEIHEISRDKGYIKINALGSDYRTAVINTEDFSSDFIQEYQYFMNLDLNFVHNYDIRCGNYAWAERGLKNVLRLKSDHALAHYYLAVCYRETGKPELAAQHHDSYLESVKNPFWGRWAWIFGLEGVNPDDWSAADYGLLGEVLQPPADEYPLPMAAQA, from the coding sequence ATGAAGAAAGTGCTGTTTGTCGTACCGATGCATATTTCCTGGGATTCGTTCACCAAGCCCGAGTTCTACAATGTGCAGCTGGCCAAGAGCGATGGCAAGGTCTACAACATCCCGCGCACCGACCTGCCGCTGGGACCGTTGTCGATCTCGGCCTATCTGAAGAAATTCCTGCCGCTGGACGTCAAGCTGATCGACTTCAACGCCGAGGTCAACGCGCTGGACGCGGTGCCCTTCGACTGCTTCGAGGCGCTGTGCCGGCATTTCTTCGAGCAGATCCGGGATTTCCAGCCCGACTTCGTCGGCATTTCCTCGCTGTTCAGTCCGTCCTTCGCCAACTTCATGGACTGTGGGCGGATGGCGCGCGAGGTTTGGCCAAATAGTCTGGTGATAGGCGGCGGCAATATCCCGACCAACAGCTATGAGCAGATCTACCGCGAAATGGGCTGCACCTTCTTCGACGGCCTGTGCTTCGGCGAGGGCGAGAAGCCGATGCTGCACCTGCTGCAGGCCGAGGACCCGCGCGCCTTCCTGGAAACCTCCGACACCTGGATCACGCGCGCCAAGGTGATGGGCGAGATGCTGTTCGCGCCCAAGCACGACTTCATCGACGATCTGGACGAGATTCCGTTCTTCGATTACGACCTGTGCGATATCGACAAGCACGAGATCAACCAGGTCGTCGCCTCCTACCATAATCTGGACAAGACCCGCGGTTTCCACGTGATGACCTCGCGCGGCTGCCCGTTCCTGTGCACCTTTTGCGCCTCGCACCGGACCCACGGCCGTTCGATGCGCTACCATTCGCTGACGCGGGTGAAGGAGGACTTCACCCGCCTGGTCGAGAAGTACAAGGCGGAAACGGTGATCTTCCAGGACGACCACCTGATGGCCGACTCGGACCGGGTGTACAAGATCCTGGACATCGTCAAATCGCTGAATCTGCATTCGGTCTACCAGAACGGCCTGACGCTTTACGCGCTGGACCGTCCGATGCTGGAGGCCTTCTGGGACGCCGGCGTCCGCCACCTGGTGCTGCCGGTCGAGAGCGGCAGCGAGAAGGTGTTGAAGAAGCAGATGAAAAAGCCGCTGAAGATGAAGATCTCCGAGCGGGTGGCCAGGGATTGCCGCGATCTCGGCATCTACACCAATACCAATATCCTGATCGGCATGCCGGGCGAAACCAAGGCCGATCTGGAGGAGGCGCGGCATAATCTGCGCGAGATCGCGTCGAACTGGTTCAACATCGCCTGCGCCAGCCCCATCGTCGGCAGCGAGATCCACGAAATCTCCCGGGACAAGGGCTACATCAAGATCAACGCGCTGGGCTCGGACTACCGCACCGCCGTCATCAACACCGAGGACTTCAGCTCCGACTTCATCCAGGAATACCAGTACTTCATGAACTTGGACCTGAACTTCGTCCACAACTACGACATACGCTGCGGCAATTACGCCTGGGCCGAACGCGGTTTGAAAAACGTGCTGCGCCTGAAGAGCGATCACGCGCTGGCCCATTACTATCTGGCGGTGTGCTATCGGGAGACCGGCAAGCCGGAGTTGGCCGCTCAGCACCACGACAGCTATCTCGAGTCGGTGAAAAATCCGTTCTGGGGGCGCTGGGCCTGGATTTTCGGCCTGGAGGGCGTCAATCCCGACGACTGGTCCGCCGCCGACTACGGCCTGTTGGGCGAGGTTCTGCAGCCGCCGGCCGACGAATATCCGCTGCCGATGGCGGCGCAGGCCTGA